A region from the Tachyglossus aculeatus isolate mTacAcu1 chromosome Y4, mTacAcu1.pri, whole genome shotgun sequence genome encodes:
- the THEM4 gene encoding acyl-coenzyme A thioesterase THEM4 isoform X4, with product MIRGEGPASKDYSLPNASWSRELRGLYAQYMERCEDDDWERLPSFCCYTPGVEDTVLDPTTTRRPISTGRHRPLPAAQEMSVEPPKFTQPPRFFTRGIQGEGLGFEYVTFYSSHQQKADCLFQSGPFLEGAPGFVHGGAIATMVDSIMATCAVLVSGAVMTANLNINYKSPVPLGSTIVLKSWVDRLEGRKIFITCHILSANQETLHADATSLFVKLDPDKMI from the exons gGGGAGGGCCCTGCCTCCAAGGACTATTCGCTGCCCAACGCCTCGTGGAGCCGGGAGCTGAGGGGGCTTTACGCGCAGTACATGGAGCGGTGTGAGGACGACGATTGGGAGCGCCTGCCCTCCTTCTGCTGCTACACCCCTGGGGTCGAGGACACTGTACTGGACCCCACCACCACCCGCAGGCCCATCAGTACGGGTCGACAccgccccctcccggccgcccAAG AGATGTCCGTGGAGCCCCCGAAGTTCACGCAGCCACCGCGCTTCTTCACCCGCGGCATCCAGGGCGAAGGGCTGGGCTTTGAGTACGTCACCTTCTACAGCAGCCATCAACAGAAGGCCGATTGCCTCTTCCAGTCCGGCCCTTTCCTGGAGGGAGCCCCGGG GTTCGTCCACGGAGGAGCCATCGCAACCATGGTCGACAGCATCATGGCCACCTGCGCCGTCCTGGTCAGCGGTGCCGTGATGACCGCCAACCTCAACATCAACTAcaagag CCCCGTCCCTCTTGGCTCGACCATTGTACTGAAAAGCTGGGTGGATCGGCTCGAGGGGCGAAAGATATTCATTACCTGCCACATCCTCAGTGCCAACCAGGAGACCCTCCACGCCGATGCAACGA GTCTTTTTGTCAAACTGGACCCCGACAAGATGATATGA